The genomic interval GCTGTTGCAATAACAGAAGCATGAAGTATAACAATTCAAATCGCTATAAGCTTCATGGTTTCAAATTGTGCTTTGCTTCAGTATTTACTCGCCCTTAGATGCCTCCAACCTTTCTATCTATATTTATTTTGTTTTTTCGCTCTTGCATGCTGTCGTTCCGGTCGTTCTTTCGTGCTGTCATGCCATCCTGTTGTCGTATCGTCGGTCTTTTTCATCCAATCAATCAATCAATCAACCAATCAACCAATCAATCATCCAATCAACCAATCAATCATCCAATCAACCAATCAATCATCCAATCAACCAATCAATTATTCCCCAAAATCGCAGCGCCCCTTAACATAAAAAGCATACCTAGCTTAAACTAATGTGGTTTGCGAGCAACCCATTCGATGGCATTGGACAAAAGCCTGCGGAAATTTTTGTCCTGATAAGCTTTATGATCGTGGCCAAATAAAAGGTAGACGATCCTTGAATTGTTGTACTTGTTTGTCCATGCTACTTTTTCGGCACATTGGGGATGATCTGTGGTAAGCAGGGTATTCACAAATGATCTCACTCTTAGATTGGAATACCCTTCGTCTAAAATGGTGAAATCATTCATGTTTTTTGTTACCGGGTGATCGGGATCCAAAACCGAGACTTCCATTTTGATATCATGTTTGAAATCTGATGCCAGGGCCGGATCATCATCTACGTAACCCTGTTGTAGATAGCGGCCACCGAGGATTTTTTCAAATTCATCCCATTCCTGATAGGATACCAGTGAGTGATGCAGAAATACGAGACCAATACCCTGTTTGGTCAGATTTACGAAAGCCTCTTTTTGATCATCAGTAATATCCTGCCACATATCGTAGAAAACCACGGCATCGTATTCTTTAAACCTGCCATTCTCCATAGCCTCATTGGCCTCAGGCTGACCGAGCATATCCACATCCAGATTGTCATTTTGGGCAAACATGTTTTCAAAGGCAGTTGTGTCATAGGCATGGCCTCCGGTAACCACCAATATAGTTGTTGACTCGGACATATGGGAATTGCCGGCTGATATCAGGGGCAGCCATACCATCAATGCGATATAAAAGATTATTGAAAGACTTTTCATCGTGTTTTATTTTTTCAATTCAGCCGTTAAATATAATAAATTCTAATCGATATATCCTTCAGGAATAATTCTTGACTTATTCGGGTTAAAGGTTATTGATGTATCCGGTATATTCATCAGCCATTGTTTTCCATTTGTCGCCGGTAATTTTCTCAAAATCTTTTTGGAATGCATCTTCATCGCTAACAAATAATTGGTTGACTTTTTCAACGCCATAGGTGCGGACCAGATAACGTACAAACACCCCGGCATTGGGATAATAAACGGATTCCTCATTGGTGCTTTCCTTGAGCAGTTCGCTGGTTTTCATGATTTTGTCCGGCTGATCGTCTCTGTATTTCCGGATGATATCGTCAATTGCATAACCGCCGTAATCTCCGTCGAGCCATACGGCATACCCTTCACTCATCATTTTGGTAGGTGGATAGCCCAAAGTACGATGCGTTATGACATGAACCAGTTCGTGAGCCCCCAGCGGCGGGTTTTTCTTTTGATACTGGTCTGTTAATTTCCGCCTGTCAGGAAGATAGGTATAATAGAAACTATTCAGCTTGGGTATGGCATGTCCGCCTCCGTCTGTACCTATCAGGCTTTTTCCTTCATCTTTGTTGTAAATATAGATCAGCACCTTATCGCTGAATGATCTTTGAATGCTGTCCTGTATGGCATGGTAATAGTAATTTTGATTCTCCAGCATGGTCTGAACGGCATTTTCATCCGGTGAAGGTGAAGCGGAGAATCCTTCAGGCCGGTAATGTATCACGATATTTTCGGATTCCATCTCTTCCCATTCTTTCTGGAGACTGACATCAACGAAAAAATCGGTGCAGGACGATAAACCTATAAGGACCAGGAGAGCAATGCTCCGGATATGAAAACCCAAACGGGGTATCTTGCTTTTTATACGGAAGGGGTGTTTTGTCTTGCCTGTTTCCATGATATTGAATTAAAAACGGTACATGATATAGTAATGAAACAGTCGGTCCAGCTTAAAGTGCATTACCCTGTTTGCATAAAATGCAGGCTTCGGACTGGCAAAACCTATAAGGTCGTTCTTGACAGCT from Bacteroidales bacterium carries:
- a CDS encoding ThuA domain-containing protein, producing MKSLSIIFYIALMVWLPLISAGNSHMSESTTILVVTGGHAYDTTAFENMFAQNDNLDVDMLGQPEANEAMENGRFKEYDAVVFYDMWQDITDDQKEAFVNLTKQGIGLVFLHHSLVSYQEWDEFEKILGGRYLQQGYVDDDPALASDFKHDIKMEVSVLDPDHPVTKNMNDFTILDEGYSNLRVRSFVNTLLTTDHPQCAEKVAWTNKYNNSRIVYLLFGHDHKAYQDKNFRRLLSNAIEWVARKPH